A stretch of DNA from Deltaproteobacteria bacterium:
ATGAGGATCGGCACGCTGATTTGCACGGCAAAGCGCGGCCAGCCCAACGCCGGACCGATTTGCAACATCCCCAAACTTAAGTAGGAGCCGACGAAAACCGCGACGTAGACCAAAGCGGACCAGACCAGCAATCGACCGCCATCCAGCGCGCGGCTGTTGGTACCTTGCGCGTAATGCGACCAGACGATGGTCAGCGGCAAGAGCAAAATCATCAGATCGTAAAACATCAGGTGCGGACTGATCACCAGTGCCAACGCCAAAGTCGCCGCCATGCGGAAATCCCAAGAGCGCGTTGCCGGCTGCCATGGCGACGAACGCCAGCAGCAATAAACCAGCGCCAAGCCGGCGAGCGTTAACAACACGGAAAGTAATTTGACGACTTCAACCGGCAAGAAACCGCTGAACAGCAAAATGCAAAAGCCGTAGAGATTATGCAGCTTGGCGATCGGATAGCTTGGCAGAAACGGCAGCTGCGCGATCTGCGGTATGACGCGCAAGTAATCCAATGTGGCGGTCAGACTGAGCAAGCAACCGACAGCGATCCACAGCGCCGAGGTTAACAGACAACCGCTAAGCGCGCGCCAACGCCCGTTGAGCAAAAGTAGAAACCCAGGCACGATCATGAGCTGCGGTTTGTAGAGCAGACAGCCGAGCGCAACGCCGGCGCTCAAGTCCGCGCCGCGGCGCAAGCGAACAAAGAGAATCGTCAACAAAAGAAACGACAGCGCTGAGTTCTGGTTCGCGAGGAACCAAGCGATCGTCGGATAAAAACAAAAACTCAGCAGCATAAGCGCCGCCGTCGAGTAACTAGCCAGCGGCGCCAATTCCCAACGCAGCATGTTCCACGCGAACGCCAACGCCGCCAAGCCGGCGACAGTCCACAGCATGAGGCCGATTTCGAAACTCGCCAGCGCGAACGGCGCGTAGAGCAAAACTGTATGAGGCGGATGGTTGAAGGGCGTGAACTGATCGGCGCTCAGTTTGAGCGTCGCCATCTGAAAGGTTTGCTGGGCGGCGAAATCGTATAACTCACTCAACCGTCCATCCAAAAAAAATCGCCCGCCGGTGAAGAATTAAATAAAATCGCCGTCGTGAAACAACGAACGCGCCGACGGATGGAATAACGTGCTCAACGCAATCGCCAGGGCAACTAGCGGCAGCGCTCGAGTATAAATTTTTATCCGGCGCGAATTGAGCCAGCCGGCGACAGCGGCAATCAAGCGCGAAGAACAATCGATGGCAGCCAAGAGCAGGCCTAAGTCAGCGCCGCCGGCGCGTCGTCGATCCGAATATCGAGCCTAAGGCGCCGCGAATGATTTCCCGTCCCACCTGGCTGCCGATGGCACGCACCGCGCTGGTCGCCATGGCGCCGAGCAACTTGCCGGCGGTGGATTGCCATTCACTTGGCGCCGCGGCCGTTCCGGTTTCCGCTTGCGGCGCGCGGGCTTTGAGCAGTTCGTAGGCCGATTCGCGGTCGACAACTTTTTCGTAGTGGCCGAAGAGCGACGATTGTTTGATCAAGGTGTCCCGCTCGCCGGCGCTCAAGGGCGGCAGTTGGCTTTGCGGCGGAAAGATCTGCGCGCGGTCGACCACGTTGGGTTGGCCTTTGTCGTTGAGAAACGACACCAGCGCTTCGCCGACGGCCAGTTCGGTGATCGCGCTTTCGACGTCGATATCGGGATTCTGGCGAAAAGTTTGCGCCGCCGCTTTCACCGCCTTCTGATCCCGCGGCGTGAAGGCGCGCAAAGCATGTTGCACGCGGTTGCCCAACTGGCCGAGCACGACATCGGGAACGTCGAGGGGATTTTGCGTGACGAAGTAAACCCCGACGCCCTTGGAGCGAATCAAGCGGATCACCTGTTCGATTTTTTCCAAGAGCGCGTCGGGCGCGTCGGTGAATAGTAAATGAGCTTCATCGAAAAAAAATACCAGCTTGGGTTTCTCCGGATCGCCGACCTCGGGCAAGCGCTCGAACAGTTCCGAGAGCAGCCAGAGCAAAAACGTCGCGTAAAGCTTCGGCGCGGCGATCAATTTGTCGGCGTTAAGAATATTGATCACGCCACGGCCGGCGCCATCAGTTTGCATCAGGTCGTCGAGATCGAGGGCCGGTTCGCCAAAAAATTTGTCGGCGCCCTGCTCTTCCAAACCGAGCAAGCCGCGTTGGATCGCGCCGATGCTCGCCGCCGAAACGTTGCCATATTGGGTTTTGAACTGCGCCGCGTTGTCGCCGACATACTGGAGCATGGCGCGCAGGTCCTTCAAATCGAGCAGCAGCATGCCGTTGTCGTCGGCGATTTTGAAAACCAGCGTCAGCACGCCGCTCTGGGTTTCATTGAGGTTGAGCAAGCGCGCCAACAGTAGCGGCCCCATGTCAGAGATGGTCGTGCGCACCGGATGGCCCTGCTCGCCGTAGAGATCCCAAAACACCGTCGGGTAACCGGCGAAGCTGAAATCTTTCAAACCGATCTGAGCGGCGCGCTCGGCGATCTTAGGGTTGTCGACGCCCGGCCGGGCGATGCCCGACAAATCGCCTTTGACATCCGCCATGAACACCGGCACGCCGATGGCACTGAAGTGTTCGGCGATCACCCGCAGGGTCACCGTCTTGCCCGTGCCGGTGGCGCCGGCGATCAGCCCATGGCGATTGGCCAGACGTGGCAGGAGTAAATGAAGCGCTTTTCCTTTGCCGATCGGCAAACCTACAATCATCCGTGGAACCCTCTCATTTCAGCGATTTATAGAGCTTTTCTAGCATGATTACGCTTGAGAAACAGCGCCGATTCGGATATAAATACCTCCTAGCGTGAATGAAAACTCTCAGTCACGCGTCCAAGTCACCAGAACCAACAAAATGAAGCCGTGACGAACGGAGGGCCGCACGGTCATCGAGTGGGTTCCAAAAAATTTAGAAACTGATTCCATGAAAGGGGATTACTTAATGAAACGTTTTCTAGGCGTATTAGTTGCTTCGATGTTTCTCGCCTCGGCGGCTTTTGCGGCGGATGCCATGAAAGAAGAGAAGAAGGCCGATGCCAAAGCTGATGCCAAGGCAATGAAAGAAGAGAAGAAGGCCGATGCCAAAGCGACCAAAGAAGAGAAGAAGGCTGATGTGAAGGCCACCAAGGAAGAGAAAAAGGCCGACGCCAAAGCCGATGCCACGGCAATGAAGGAAGAAAAGAAGGCCGATGCCAAGGCAATGAAGGAAGAGAAGAAGTCTGATGCCAAGGCTACCAAGGAAGAGAAAAAGGCCGACGCCAAAGCCGATGCCAAGGCAATGAAGGAAGAAAAGAAAGCCGAGAAGAGCGACAAGCCCAGCAAGTAATCTTCCCGATTCGAATCTAGCGAGCAAGGTAGCCCTCCCTACTTTGCTCGCTTTTTTTTGCCCGCTAGTTTCAATTCACGATACACGTCGCGCAAGTAGCGCGCCGACGCCGTTCACTAACTTTTCCTTGAGCCGGAAATTCAACTGAGCTATAAACAGTGCATCCTAACTTGAAGCGAAACTCATTCGCTCCGTCTAATTATTTAGAATCACGCCAACCGAACGGAGGGCGGTTGGTTGATCACGACAAATCAACAATTAGCCAAACAAGGAGAACTTCGCCATGAAAAACAAACTCGCACTCTTGATCGCCGTCATCTTCTTCAGCTCGGTTGGATTAGTCGCAGCCAAAGACTATCAAGTCACCGGTCCCGTGGTTGACGTCAAAGACGATGTCATCGTCGTCAAAAAAGGCGCCGACAACTGGGAACTCGCCCGCGACAAGGACACCAAAGCCACCGGCGAGTTCAAAAAAGGCGACAAAGTTACGATCAAATATAAAATGATCGCCACCAGCATCGAAGGTAAAGAAGCGCCCAAGGCCAAAGCCGAAACCAAGACCAAGGCCGACGACAAGATGAAGGGCGACGCCAAAGCTAAAACCAAGTAACTTTCGCTTAACTCACCCTCCAAAAACCAACCAACGGGCCGCTTCATGCGGCCCGTTGCATTTTTAGCCCGGCTTTTCTTTTCACCGGGCTTTTGCTAGGGTTTCGGTAATTTTGCGAACGGGAAAAGTGATTATGACCCCACATCCGGAAGTCACCATCGTCCATAGCTCCGACCTCCATCTCGGCACCGACGATAGCTTTAGCGATCGCGATCGCTTGGCCAATTTACCCAGAGTGCTCGCCGCCGCCAACGACGTCGACGCCAATGTCGTCCTGCTCGCCGGCGATTCCTTCGACAACCACCGCCAACCGGTGGAGCTGCTCGAGCGCGCCGCGCAAATCCTGCGCGACTACAACAAGCCGGTGGTGATCCTGCCCGGCAATCACGACCCGCTCACGCCCGACTCGGTGTACCGCCGCGGCGGTTTAGGCGAAGTCGCCAACGTCAGCATTCTCGGCTTGAACGCCGGTGACGCCGTGCTGTTTCCTGAATTGGAGTTGGAGATTTGGGGCCGCGCCCATCTCGACTACACCGACATGTCACCGCTGGCCAATCCGCGCCCACGCACAACCCGGTGGCAACTCGCCGCGGCCCACGGCCACTACGTCGATGAAGCGCGCGATCCCAATCGCATGATCGGCTCCTGGTTGATTCACCGCGAAGAGCTGATGGCCATCGACGCCGATTATGTCGCGCTCGGCCATTGGAACCAGCGCACGCCGGTAGGCAACGGCGAAGTCGCCGCCCACTACTCCGGCTCGCCGGAATACACCGGTACTGTGAATGTCATTCGCTTCAAAAAAGACGGTAGCGTCGAAGTCGGCAAAACCGCGCTGCGATAACTCGGCGGATAACCGACGAGCCGCTTTGCCCGCCGGCGGTTTCCCGGCGGCGCCGAACCATTTCAAATCATCGTGAAGAGATATTTCTTTCTCGCCGCGCTGTGGCTGGGCTATGCCTCGGTGTGTCACGCGGCCGCGGCAACCAATCGCGAAAACTTCGATGCACTTTCGGTCGCGAATTTCTATCGCGGCAAGGTTCTGCGCATCGTCGTCGGCTTCCCGCCCGGCGGCGGCGCCGATGTCTACTCCCGCTTGATCGCGCGCCACCTCGGCCGCTTCATTCCGGGAAATCCCACCTTAGCGGTCACCAACATGGCCGGCGCCGGCAGCATGATCGCCGGCAATTATATTTACAATAGCGCCGCCAAAGACGGCAGCGAGATCGGCATGCTCAACGGCGCGGTGATCTTGGAGCAGCTGTTCGGCCATCCTGGCGTCCACTTCGACATGGCCAAGTTTCGCTATCTCGCCGTG
This window harbors:
- a CDS encoding DUF2029 domain-containing protein translates to MSELYDFAAQQTFQMATLKLSADQFTPFNHPPHTVLLYAPFALASFEIGLMLWTVAGLAALAFAWNMLRWELAPLASYSTAALMLLSFCFYPTIAWFLANQNSALSFLLLTILFVRLRRGADLSAGVALGCLLYKPQLMIVPGFLLLLNGRWRALSGCLLTSALWIAVGCLLSLTATLDYLRVIPQIAQLPFLPSYPIAKLHNLYGFCILLFSGFLPVEVVKLLSVLLTLAGLALVYCCWRSSPWQPATRSWDFRMAATLALALVISPHLMFYDLMILLLPLTIVWSHYAQGTNSRALDGGRLLVWSALVYVAVFVGSYLSLGMLQIGPALGWPRFAVQISVPILIAWALLVRRLATESELA
- a CDS encoding DUF853 family protein; amino-acid sequence: MIVGLPIGKGKALHLLLPRLANRHGLIAGATGTGKTVTLRVIAEHFSAIGVPVFMADVKGDLSGIARPGVDNPKIAERAAQIGLKDFSFAGYPTVFWDLYGEQGHPVRTTISDMGPLLLARLLNLNETQSGVLTLVFKIADDNGMLLLDLKDLRAMLQYVGDNAAQFKTQYGNVSAASIGAIQRGLLGLEEQGADKFFGEPALDLDDLMQTDGAGRGVINILNADKLIAAPKLYATFLLWLLSELFERLPEVGDPEKPKLVFFFDEAHLLFTDAPDALLEKIEQVIRLIRSKGVGVYFVTQNPLDVPDVVLGQLGNRVQHALRAFTPRDQKAVKAAAQTFRQNPDIDVESAITELAVGEALVSFLNDKGQPNVVDRAQIFPPQSQLPPLSAGERDTLIKQSSLFGHYEKVVDRESAYELLKARAPQAETGTAAAPSEWQSTAGKLLGAMATSAVRAIGSQVGREIIRGALGSIFGSTTRRRR